The following are from one region of the Peromyscus leucopus breed LL Stock chromosome 18, UCI_PerLeu_2.1, whole genome shotgun sequence genome:
- the LOC114683551 gene encoding olfactory receptor 6C6-like — translation MKNQSVEIVFILLGLTNDPHLQILIFLFLFFNYILSLMGNLVIILLTLLDLRLKTPMYFFLRNFSFLEIAFTSSCIPRFLMSIVTGDKTISYGACLTQLFFFFLLLITEFYLLAAMSYDRYVAICRPLHYPIIMNSKVCHLLVISSWVTGFLSIFPPLMLGLKLDFCASKLIDHFLCDTSPVLQLSCTDTRFIEWMAFVIAVMTLVITLILVILSYTFIIKTILKFPSAQQRRKAFSTCSSHMVVVSITYGSCIFMYMKTSAKERVTLNKGVAVLNTSVAPLLNPFIYTLRNQQVKEAFKQVFYRFCSAQNSELRFRHK, via the coding sequence ATGAAGAACCAATCAGTAGAGATTGTGTTCATTTTGTTGGGGCTGACCAATGACCCTCATCTACAAATTctgattttcctgtttctgtttttcaattaCATCTTGAGCCTGATGGGGAACTTAGTGATCATCCTCCTCACCCTGCTGGATCTCCGCCTCAAGACTCCAATGTATTTCTTCCTCCGGAATTTCTCCTTTCTAGAAATTGCATTTACATCTTCCTGCATTCCACGGTTCTTGATGAGCATTGTCACTGGAGACAAAACAATTTCCTACGGAGCTTGTCTAACTCAattattcttcttttttctacTACTAATCACAGAGTTCTACCTCCTGGCTGCTATGTCCTATGATCGCTATGTTGCCATCTGCAGACCACTGCACTACCCCATCATCATGAACAGCAAAGTGTGCCACCTGCTGGTCATCAGCTCCTGGGTGACTGGGTTCTTATCCATCTTCCCCCCTTTGATGTTGGGACTCAAACTGGATTTTTGTGCTTCCAAACTGATAGACCACTTCCTATGTGACACTTCTCCTGTCCTCCAGCTGTCTTGCACAGACACACGTTTCATAGAATGGATGGCTTTCGTCATAGCTGTGATGACACTTGTCATCACCTTGATCTTAGTGATCCTCTCTTACACATTCATCATCAAAACCATCCTCAAGTTCCCTTCAGCTCAACAACGGAGAAAGGCCTTTTCCACATGCTCCTCACACATGGTTGTTGTCTCCATTACTTATGGGAGTTGTATCTTCATGTACATGAAAACATCAGCCAAGGAAAGGGTGACTTTAAATAAAGGTGTAGCTGTGCTCAACACTTCTGTGGCCCCTTTGCTAAACCCATTCATTTACACTCTAAGGAACCAGCAGGTGAAGGAAGCTTTCAAACAGGTATTTTACAGATTTTGTTCTGCTCAAAACAGTGAATTAAGATTTAGGCATAAATAG